A window of Bacillus toyonensis BCT-7112 genomic DNA:
CGCATTATAAAAGTCAAACTGCATGACGATATAGACATTATTGATCAAATGCTTCATATGATTGATCATAGTGTTGCGCAAGGGAATGCAGAAAGCATGATTATACGTTTAATAGAAGAGGGAATCATAACAAATCGTGAAGCGAAACTGATGTTAAGCGTAATAGATCGTTCTGTATTATCAATGGATGTTCCTTCTCGAGATGAACTTAGGGCTCGAATATTATGCGCAATGTTAAGAACACTGAAATATAAATAAATATAGCTTTTGTAAAAGAATGATGACTAAGATAAAGCAATTAAATGTTGTAGAAGTTTTGAAAAAGAACATGCACTTTTATTTAAACGGATTCAGGAAAGCGAACAATCTAGTAATGTATGAAAAGTATCATGAGATAGAGCGTTCCTGTTGTAAAGGTGGGGATAGTGATGACTTGTCAAAACTGTAATATAAGACCAGCGACTTTACATTATACAAAAGTAATTAACGAGAAGAAGGCGGAAGTTCATCTTTGTGAGCAATGTGCAGAGCAAAGTGGCTATACGTCTTTCTTTCAATCATCGCAGTCTAACTTTTCATTTCATGATTTATTTGCTGGTTTATTACACGGTGAATCAACAATGTTTGAAGAAGGAAAAAATGGATTTTCAAATGCAAATATAGTAAGATGCCCAGATTGTAAGATGACATATGAACAATTTACAAAAGTGGGACGTTTTGGCTGTTCTTCTTGCTACGATACATTTAAGGAGCATTTAAAGCCACTATTAAAACGTCTTCATGGTGGGCATACAGATCATTGTGGAAAAATTCC
This region includes:
- a CDS encoding UvrB/UvrC motif-containing protein; its protein translation is MTCQNCNIRPATLHYTKVINEKKAEVHLCEQCAEQSGYTSFFQSSQSNFSFHDLFAGLLHGESTMFEEGKNGFSNANIVRCPDCKMTYEQFTKVGRFGCSSCYDTFKEHLKPLLKRLHGGHTDHCGKIPERIEGNIHLKKELDELKLILKQCVQKEEFEKAAEVRDKIRGLEIHLSEHREGE
- the ctsR gene encoding transcriptional regulator CtsR: MRNISDIIEQYLKQVIDLSNNNVIEIKRNEIADRFECVPSQINYVINTRFTLERGFVVESKRGGGGYIRIIKVKLHDDIDIIDQMLHMIDHSVAQGNAESMIIRLIEEGIITNREAKLMLSVIDRSVLSMDVPSRDELRARILCAMLRTLKYK